A section of the Paralichthys olivaceus isolate ysfri-2021 chromosome 16, ASM2471397v2, whole genome shotgun sequence genome encodes:
- the LOC138405024 gene encoding flagellar attachment zone protein 1-like, which yields MPKNKSKRVPDSEKLFEDLLEAKQKLDSENLNLAHENASLRMAMSCKEATWRKEKESMQNADFERLKEELELDLKDAKKELRIQEKEYRSLSTRNQSQQAEIHKIRRDLKQKCNQVNELEYSIKQREQVIDRTLHEKQALDKQIDELTTELKAMGTKVPQNEPDWRSEIKALKDELSREQAEKKDGLMKIQALKDELSREQAEKKDGFINIKALKDELSREQAEKKAGSNKIQALKDELSREQAEKKDGFIKIKALKDELSREQAEKKDGFIKIKALKDELSREQAEKKAGSNKIKALKDELSSEQAEKKAGIIKIKALKDELSREQEEKKDGFIKIRALKDELSREQAEKKAGFLKIKELERLLKVTEEKWVTKHEAKIVHTDQMIASLTSQNKALEASNRELIAMQQATETRVLQNKTEWETKVHALEDHLSCEQVEKEAGLIKIKELERLVSDTEQMWAAKYEADIKMLILKQIKLQELALMSDKDKATKVKEQKKAKKEAEKSLKKELKEKKKQEKR from the exons gctacatggcggaaggaaaaggagagcatgcagaatgcagactTTGAAAGACTCAAGGAGGAACTAGAGCTTGATCTAAAGGATGCCAAGAAGGAGTTGAGGATCCAAGAGAAGGAGTACAGGTCTTTGAGTACTCGTaatcaaagccagcaggcagagatccacaagatcagacgtgacctgaaACAAAAGTGCAACCAGGtgaatgagctggagtactcaataaaacagagggaacaggtcaTCGACAGGACTCTGCATGAGAAACAGGCACTGGACAAACAAATCGATGAGCTCACAACCGAGCttaaagctatggggacaaaagttcctcagaacgagcctgactggcgctcagaaatcaaggctctaaaggacgagctcagccgtgagcaggcggaAAAGAAGGATGGGTTAATGAAAATccaggctctgaaggacgagctcagccgtgagcaggcggagaagaaggATGGGTTCATTAacatcaaggctctgaaggacgagctaagccgtgagcaggcagagaagaaggctggctccaATAAAATccaggctctgaaggacgagctcagccgtgagcaggcggagaagaaggatgggttcatcaaaatcaaggctctaaaggacgagctcagccgtgagcaagCAGAGAAGAAGGATGGcttcatcaaaatcaaggctctgaaggacgagctcagcagGGAGCAGGCGGAAAAGAAGGCTGGCTCCAataaaatcaaggctctgaaggacgagctcagcagtgagcaggcggagaagaaggctggcattatcaaaatcaaggctctgaaggacgagctcagccgtgagcaagaagagaagaaggatgGGTTCATCAAAATCAGGGCTCTGAaagacgagctcagccgtgagcaggcagagaagaaggcagGCTTCTtgaaaatcaaggagctggagagactgctcaaggtcacagaagagaagtgggtgaccaagcATGAGGCTAAAATTGTCCATACGGATCAGATGATCgccagtctcaccagtcagaataaagcactggaagccagcaacaggGAACTTATCGCCATGCAGCAGGCCACCGAGACCAGggtcctccagaacaagactgagtgggagacaaAAGTTCAcgctctggaggaccatctcagttgtgagcaggtggagaaggaggctggcttgataaaaatcaaggagctggagagactggTCAGtgatactgagcagatgtgggcggccaagtaCGAGGCCGACATAAAGATGCTCatcctgaaacagatcaagcttcag gaactggccttgatgagcGACAAGGACAAGGCAACGAAAgtaaaggagcaaaagaaagcaaagaaagaggcagagaagagcctaaagaaggagctgaaagagaagaagaagcaagagaagagatag